The Manihot esculenta cultivar AM560-2 chromosome 1, M.esculenta_v8, whole genome shotgun sequence genome has a window encoding:
- the LOC122723198 gene encoding uncharacterized protein LOC122723198, whose amino-acid sequence MNFKKEFPGLMLRDDFWNAAKSTHSYEFWLHMKNLKPKRDQKPYDWLINIPFSQWTRHAFWPEAKCDNYTNNMTESFNAWIVKLRGLPIINIIESIRQKCMVRLHRRFAKAQTWEGIVTPRTKKVLNKIITASRFLKLFPGRNEEYEVHEGPCRFAVSLAKRTCSCGWWDISGLPCKHAARAIAYVRGNIEEFCHEYYTVQCYSRVYAGAIHPVPQAELEPDNEHPSMLPPPLRRQPGRPRKARKRDESEPLARGRRTATVTCARCLQTGHNKRTCQYAAVGANMAASQKKRKHTTASGAGTSRGVNTNQVGSSGGPTI is encoded by the exons ATGAATTTCAAGAAAGAGTTCCCTGGACTGATGCTCAGAGATGATTTTTGGAATGCTGCAAAGAGTACTCATTCTTATGAGTTTTGGCTTCACATGAAGAATTTGAAGCCCAAGCGAGATCAAAAGCCATATGACTGGTTAATCAACATACCATTCAGTCAATGGACTAGACATGCATTCTGGCCTGAAGCTAAGTGTGACAATTACACTAACAACATGACCGAATCATTCAATGCATGGATAGTGAAATTGAGAGGTTTGCCTATTATCAATATTATTGAATCTATTAGGCAGAAATGTATGGTTAGGTTGCATAGAAGATTTGCTAAAGCTCAAACATGGGAAGGGATAGTTACACCAAGAACAAAGAaagtattgaataaaatcattaCTGCTAGTAGGTTTCTTAAGTTGTTCCCTGGTAGAAATGAAGAGTATGAGGTTCATGAGGGTCCATGTAGGTTTGCTGTTAGTTTAGCTAAAAGGACATGCAGTTGTGGATGGTGGGATATAAGTGGTTTACCATGCAAGCATGCTGCTAGAGCAATTGCATATGTTAGGGGCAATATTGAAGAGTTTTGCCATGAATATTACACTGTGCAGTGCTATTCAAGAGTTTATGCAGGTGCCATACATCCTGTTCCTCAAGCTGAGCTTGAACCTGATAATGAACACCCATCAATGTTGCCACCTCCTTTGAGGAGGCAACCAGGAAGGCCAAGGAAGGCTAGAAAGAGAGATGAGAGTGAACCACTAGCAAGAGGAAGGAGGACAGCAACTGTCACTTGTGCTAGGTGCTTACAAACAGGCCACAATAAGAGAACTTGTCAATATGCTGCTGTTGGG GCAAATATGGCTGCAAGTCAAAAGAAGAGAAAACACACTACTGCATCAGGTGCGGGGACTTCAAGAGGGGTTAATACTAATCAAGTGGGATCAAGTGGTGGACCAACTATCTAA
- the LOC122721865 gene encoding uncharacterized protein LOC122721865 produces the protein MYDHPFQHNEGEEILFKEGQVFKDIVTLRNAMRDYAIKGGYDITRVKNDSTRLTAKCSNTGCPWRFHASVLSDQVTFMVKTLHDEHTCIRPLRNENLNSNTKWIVEKLREKLRADPDMSYELMQHELMGKWGVEVPVWQLYRAKCKARDENMGMHCESFQKLKKYVHYLQTYNPGTVVKIQPAPRVNEDDPFVFQRIWIMFDAIKSGFENGCRPFIGLDGCHLKGPYGEIFLVAVILDGNRGVLPLAFSIVEAECGDSWTFFLENLYSCIGGGTDARPLTIMSDRQKV, from the exons ATGTATGATCATCCCTTCCAACACAATGAAGGGGAAGAGATTTTGTTTAAAGAGGGCCAAGTTTTTAAGGACATTGTAACTTTGAGGAATGCAATGAGAGATTATGCTATTAAGGGGGGATATGATATTACAAGAGTTAAAAATGACTCTACTAGATTAACAGCTAAGTGTTCCAATACAGGATGTCCCTGGAGGTTTCATGCATCAGTTTTGTCTGACCAAGTCACTTTCATGGTTAAGACTCTACATGATGAGCACACATGCATAAGACCattaagaaatgaaaatttgaattcaaacaCTAAGTGGATAGTAGAAAAACTTAGGGAAAAGCTGAGGGCAGACCCTGAC ATGAGTTATGAACTCATGCAGCATGAGTTGATGGGAAAATGGGGTGTGGAAGTTCCTGTGTGGCAATTATATAGAGCTAAGTGCAAGGCTAGAGATGAGAATATGGGCATGCATTGTGAAAGTTTTCAAAAACTTAAGAAATATGTCCATTATTTGCAAACATATAACCCGGGTACAGTTGTAAAAATTCAGCCAGCTCCAAGGGTTAATGAAGATGATCCTTTTGTTTTTCAAAGAATATGGATTATGTTTGATGCTATAAAGTCTGGGTTTGAGAATGGTTGTAGACCCTTTATAGGATTAGATGGTTGCCACTTGAAGGGTCCATATGGAGAGATTTTCCTAGTTGCAGTCATACTGGATGGAAATAGAGGTGTGCTACCTCTTGCATTTTCTATAGTTGAAGCAGAATGTGGTGATAGCTGGACATTTTTCCTAGAGAATCTTTATTCTTGCATTGGTGGAGGAACTGATGCTAGGCCTTTAACTATTATGTCAGATAGGCAAAAGGTATGA